The DNA sequence GCATTCTTCCGAGAGACGACGGGCATCTCATTGGAGAGCTGTTAGAAAACTGCTCGGCCTTGGTGATAGGCGCCCCTAACTATTGGGGCAGCATGCCCGGGACGTTGAAGATTCTGTTTGAAAGGAATGTTCCTGTCCTTGAGTACTATGAACTCTATACATGGCGCATACCGAGACCGAGGCATAAGGGGAAGAAGGCGGCGATTGTTACCGCCTCCCTTTCACCGTTTCCCTACAATCTGCTTCCTTCCCAAGGCGGCGGGGCACTTCGCACCGTCAGGACTATTCTGAACACGGCCGGCTTTGACATCAAGGCACAACTCAACGTCCCGATGACCCCGGACCTCTCACACATCGGAGAACGGTGGTTGGCAAAAGCCAAGAAGCTGGGAAGGGAAATTGGATCATGGTAGAACGAGCACTCTCCTGGATAAAATAGTTTCCAAAGAATGAAGCCGGCATCGTTTTCTTCCTGTAATTCACGACGTAGCCTTTCTCTCCCTGAAGCAAAGTTTCTCTTGGAAATAAACGGACGGTGGAAGATCAACCTGAGACTGGTACTTAACGCGCCTCCCTAAGCCTGTCTGCTAAGCCCGGTGGCA is a window from the Thermodesulfovibrionales bacterium genome containing:
- a CDS encoding flavodoxin family protein; protein product: MKRMILFLNGSPRKNGVTTSLLNIIAGEARSAGAAVEWVDVNKLSIRPCIGCLKCRPDKKCILPRDDGHLIGELLENCSALVIGAPNYWGSMPGTLKILFERNVPVLEYYELYTWRIPRPRHKGKKAAIVTASLSPFPYNLLPSQGGGALRTVRTILNTAGFDIKAQLNVPMTPDLSHIGERWLAKAKKLGREIGSW